A window of Apium graveolens cultivar Ventura chromosome 8, ASM990537v1, whole genome shotgun sequence contains these coding sequences:
- the LOC141679366 gene encoding uncharacterized protein LOC141679366, with protein sequence MGNTTSTYNIMYDTRTAIKSQALADFVADFSPSQMTDAEQEFQQVLSRVDMKPWTLYIDGASNINGTGLGLVLKSPSGDMIAQSICCNFKVTNNEAEYEALIMGLTIAKDMKIKNNDVNCDSLLIINHVKGSYEAKDSKMVAYLDINQLFRQLQHTTSPKEE encoded by the coding sequence ATGGGCAATACGACAAGTACTTATAACATAATGTATGACACGAGAACTGCAATCAAGTCGCAAGCTTTAGCCGATTTTGTGGCTGATTTCAGTCCAAGCCAAATGACGGATGCTGAGCAGGAATTTCAGCAAGTCCTTTCAAGAGTAGATATGAAGCCTTGGACATTGTATATAGATGGGGCATCCAATATAAATGGAACGGGATTAGGGCTTGTCCTCAAATCGCCATCGGGGGATATGATAGCCCAATCGATATGTTGTAACTTCAAAGTCACGAACAATGAAGCTGAATATGAGGCACTAATCATGGGACTCACAATCGCCAAAGACATGAAGATCAAAAACAATGATGTCAATTGTGATTCATTACTTATTATCAATCATGTCAAGGGCTCCTATGAAGCCAAAGATTCTAAAATGGTTGCTTACCTCGACATTAATCAACTATTTCGACAACTTCAACATACAACAAGTCCCAAGGAAGAATAA
- the LOC141679367 gene encoding uncharacterized protein LOC141679367 produces MFDESDKKNIREPQQDGLVLSLPVGNYVIKRILVDNGSASNIMMLSTLTQMGLAESDMIKKSTTLVGFSGETKDTLGEITLPTYAQGVNLLEKFCIIDVDSSYNIIMERPWIHNLNAGNKTHVAMVAGPEQLAEADLTTGDKKVLIGEDLSPIIEANLINFLTMRLDAFAWEHGDITGIDPNVITHKLNVDPSYTPVQQK; encoded by the exons ATGTTTGATGAATCAGACAAAAAGAACATACGAGAACCACAACAAGACGGACTAGTCCTCTCACTACCTGTGGGAAATTACGTAATTAAAAGGATATTGGTGGATAATGGGAGTGCTTCCAACATCATGATGCTTAGCACGTTGACACAAATGGGGTTGGCAGAAAGCGACATGATCAAGAAGTCGACAACATTGGTTGGGTTTAGTGGTGAGACAAAAGATACATTGGGGGAGATAACGTTGCCAACATATGCCCAAGGGGTCAATCTCCTGGAAAAGTTTTGCATAATTGATGTGGACTCGAGTTACAACATAATCATGGAAAGACCATGGATACACAACTTGAACGCG GGAAACAAGACGCATGTAGCCATGGTAGCAGGGCCGGAGCAATTAGCTGAAGCAGATTTGACAACAGGGGACAAGAAGGTATTAATTGGTGAAGACCTTTCTCCAATAATTGAAGCCAATTTGATAAATTTCTTAACCATGAGGCTGGACGCTTTTGCATGGGAACATGGTGACATAACGGGAATCGACCCAAATGTCATTACACACAAGTTAAATGTGGATCCTAGCTACACACCCGTCCAACAAAAATGA